A genomic segment from Truepera sp. encodes:
- a CDS encoding bifunctional 3,4-dihydroxy-2-butanone-4-phosphate synthase/GTP cyclohydrolase II has protein sequence MLSKTPPPTPARAAEGLASVAELLDELRAGRPIIVVDDEDRENEGDLVLPAGRATTENVAFMIRHTGGVVCLALTEDAADRLELPPMVEHNTARRGTAFTVTIEAKDGITTGISAHDRALTIRTAAAADATAADLSRPGHVFPLRAKRGGVLRRAGHTEASVDLCRLAGLEPAAAISELMHDDGSMMRLPAIREFAAEHGLKVGTIAGLIEYRLSQDSFVHRVVSAALPTRFGAFTVHGYVDELTGAEHVALTMGDVSSGDDVLVRMHSECLTGDALHSLRCDCGAQRDAALARIAEEGRGVLVYLRQEGRGIGLLNKLRAYHLQDEGLDTVEANEHLGLPVDGREYGVGAQILVDLGVKHMRLLTNNPRKLAALRGFGLRSVERVPLHVGETVYNERYLRTKEQKLGHMAD, from the coding sequence ATGCTCAGTAAGACGCCACCGCCCACCCCGGCCCGCGCCGCCGAAGGGCTCGCCTCCGTGGCCGAGCTCCTCGACGAGCTCAGGGCCGGACGGCCGATCATCGTCGTGGACGACGAGGACCGCGAGAACGAGGGCGACCTCGTGCTGCCCGCGGGCCGCGCCACCACGGAAAACGTGGCCTTCATGATCCGGCACACTGGCGGCGTCGTCTGCCTGGCGCTGACCGAGGACGCCGCGGACCGCCTGGAACTTCCGCCGATGGTGGAGCACAACACTGCCCGCCGCGGCACCGCGTTCACCGTCACCATCGAGGCCAAGGACGGGATCACCACAGGCATCAGCGCGCACGACCGCGCCCTCACCATCCGCACCGCCGCCGCGGCGGACGCCACGGCCGCCGACCTCTCGCGCCCGGGTCACGTCTTCCCGCTGCGCGCCAAGCGGGGTGGTGTGCTGCGCCGCGCCGGGCACACGGAGGCGAGCGTCGACCTCTGCCGCCTGGCCGGGCTCGAGCCTGCCGCCGCGATCTCCGAGCTGATGCACGACGACGGCAGCATGATGCGCCTTCCGGCCATCCGCGAGTTCGCCGCGGAGCACGGTCTCAAGGTCGGCACGATCGCCGGCCTCATCGAGTACCGCCTGAGCCAGGACTCCTTCGTTCACCGGGTAGTGAGCGCCGCGCTGCCCACGCGTTTCGGCGCCTTCACCGTCCACGGCTACGTGGACGAACTGACGGGCGCCGAGCACGTCGCCCTCACGATGGGGGACGTGAGCAGCGGCGATGACGTCCTCGTGCGGATGCATTCGGAGTGCCTCACGGGCGACGCCCTGCACAGCCTGCGCTGCGACTGCGGCGCCCAGCGCGACGCGGCGCTGGCGAGGATCGCCGAGGAGGGGCGCGGCGTCCTCGTCTACCTGAGGCAGGAGGGCCGCGGCATCGGCCTGCTCAACAAGCTTCGCGCCTATCACCTACAAGACGAGGGCCTCGACACGGTAGAGGCCAACGAGCACCTCGGCCTGCCCGTGGACGGCCGCGAGTACGGCGTGGGCGCGCAGATCCTCGTCGATCTCGGGGTCAAGCACATGCGGCTGCTGACCAACAACCCGCGCAAGCTGGCGGCGCTGCGGGGGTTCGGACTCCGGTCGGTGGAACGCGTGCCGCTACACGTTGGCGAGACCGTCTACAACGAGCGGTACTTGAGGACCAAGGAGCAGAAGCTGGGCCACATGGCGGACTGA
- a CDS encoding hemolysin family protein, whose amino-acid sequence MSALIILLLIVLNGVFAMAEIAVVSANKLRLRQKAEAGVPAAKRALTLAEHPNTFLSTTQIGITLVGVFSGAFGGATLSGPLARVLERVPFLEGIADPLAFGFVVVLITYVSLVVGELVPKRIGLNDPERVAMAIGGLMLALSVIGKPLVSFLGASTNALLALMGVKQGEADDISEADIDMVIAQGLRAGVIEPAEQEIIENAFWLGERKVNAIMTPRHDVSWFDVSATPEEVLEQIRTEPHGRYLVCEGELDRVVGFVVIRDLLAAKLDIGSFDLRAALHKPLLVPETLPILSLLNKFRDSRTHIAVVLDEYGGVEGLVTLSDILEELVGDIMPPGEDDPPEVVPLGEGAWRVQGSMHVDDFVDLLGLEEDVVPEGAGYQTLGGLMADRLGRVPQAGDETSWQGYQLVIEAMEGLRVGWVDVKRVAAEEPEWE is encoded by the coding sequence ATGAGTGCGCTCATCATCCTGCTGCTCATCGTCCTCAACGGCGTCTTCGCCATGGCCGAAATCGCCGTCGTGTCGGCCAACAAGCTGAGGTTGCGGCAGAAGGCGGAAGCCGGCGTGCCCGCGGCCAAGCGGGCGCTGACCCTTGCCGAGCACCCGAACACGTTCCTTTCCACCACCCAGATCGGCATCACGCTCGTGGGCGTCTTCTCGGGCGCGTTCGGTGGCGCCACGCTGTCCGGGCCCCTCGCGAGGGTTCTCGAGCGGGTGCCTTTCCTCGAGGGTATCGCCGACCCTCTCGCCTTCGGCTTCGTGGTCGTGCTCATCACCTACGTCTCGCTGGTGGTAGGTGAGCTCGTCCCGAAGCGGATAGGCCTCAACGACCCGGAGCGGGTCGCGATGGCCATAGGCGGCCTCATGCTCGCGCTCTCGGTGATAGGCAAGCCCCTCGTGAGTTTCCTCGGGGCGTCCACCAACGCGCTGCTCGCCCTTATGGGCGTGAAGCAGGGCGAGGCGGACGACATCAGCGAGGCGGACATCGACATGGTGATCGCCCAGGGGTTGCGCGCGGGCGTCATAGAGCCGGCCGAGCAGGAGATCATCGAGAACGCTTTCTGGCTGGGGGAGCGAAAGGTGAACGCCATCATGACGCCCAGGCACGACGTGTCTTGGTTCGACGTTAGCGCCACGCCGGAGGAAGTCCTGGAGCAGATCAGGACGGAGCCCCACGGGCGTTACCTCGTGTGCGAGGGGGAGCTCGACCGCGTGGTCGGCTTCGTGGTCATCCGCGACCTGCTCGCCGCCAAGCTCGACATCGGCAGCTTCGACCTTCGTGCCGCTTTGCACAAGCCACTGCTGGTGCCCGAGACCCTGCCGATCCTCAGCCTGCTCAACAAGTTCCGCGATTCGCGGACGCACATCGCGGTGGTGCTCGACGAATACGGTGGCGTCGAGGGTCTGGTGACCCTCTCCGACATCCTCGAAGAACTGGTCGGCGACATCATGCCGCCCGGCGAGGACGACCCCCCCGAGGTGGTGCCCCTGGGCGAGGGCGCCTGGCGCGTGCAGGGTTCCATGCATGTCGACGACTTCGTGGACCTGCTGGGGTTGGAGGAGGACGTGGTGCCCGAGGGCGCGGGCTACCAGACGCTGGGTGGGTTGATGGCGGACAGGTTGGGACGCGTGCCTCAGGCCGGCGACGAGACGTCGTGGCAGGGCTACCAACTGGTGATCGAGGCGATGGAGGGGCTGCGCGTCGGCTGGGTGGACGTCAAGCGCGTGGCGGCGGAGGAACCCGAGTGGGAATGA
- a CDS encoding proline/glycine betaine ABC transporter permease, translating into MGNLLFGSFPEGWRIPLRKWTNTFVDWLVANYGDFFRSITDSLLYVLVQVERFLNWLPWWSVVLLVGLLVWHASGKRVAPAIVLAGLLALVGTFDLWPQMVTTLAIMIVATTATVAIGIPIGIAMARSDRLKRVLQPLLDGMQTMPSFVYLVPVVMFFGLGNVAAIFATFVYAVPPVIRLTDLGLRLVDEEVVEAADSFGASERQLLWWVRIPLAVPTIMAGINQTIMMALAMVVVASMIGARGLGQEVLRSLQRGDVGLGLEAGLAIVILAIVMDRVTAGYGRRMDNTEQAG; encoded by the coding sequence ATGGGTAATCTGCTCTTCGGCAGCTTTCCGGAGGGGTGGCGCATCCCCCTCCGGAAGTGGACGAACACCTTCGTCGACTGGCTGGTCGCCAACTACGGCGACTTCTTCCGCAGCATCACCGACAGCCTGCTCTACGTCCTGGTGCAAGTGGAGCGCTTCCTGAACTGGTTGCCCTGGTGGTCGGTAGTGCTGCTCGTCGGCCTGCTCGTGTGGCACGCCAGCGGCAAGCGCGTGGCGCCTGCCATCGTGCTCGCCGGGTTACTAGCACTCGTAGGCACGTTCGACCTCTGGCCACAGATGGTCACCACGCTAGCGATCATGATCGTGGCGACCACCGCGACAGTGGCGATCGGAATCCCGATTGGCATCGCCATGGCCCGAAGTGATCGCCTCAAGCGCGTGCTCCAGCCCCTACTCGACGGCATGCAAACGATGCCCAGCTTCGTCTACCTCGTGCCGGTCGTGATGTTCTTCGGCCTGGGGAACGTGGCCGCCATCTTCGCCACGTTCGTCTACGCCGTGCCGCCCGTCATCAGGCTCACCGACCTCGGACTGCGCCTCGTCGACGAGGAGGTCGTCGAGGCGGCCGACTCGTTCGGAGCGTCCGAACGGCAGTTGCTCTGGTGGGTGCGCATCCCGCTGGCGGTACCCACCATCATGGCCGGCATCAACCAGACCATCATGATGGCCCTGGCGATGGTCGTGGTGGCGTCGATGATCGGCGCGCGCGGGCTGGGCCAAGAGGTCCTTCGGAGCCTGCAACGCGGCGACGTGGGCCTGGGTCTGGAGGCGGGCCTCGCCATCGTGATCCTGGCCATCGTCATGGACCGCGTGACCGCCGGCTACGGCCGCCGCATGGACAACACGGAACAGGCGGGCTGA
- a CDS encoding riboflavin synthase translates to MFSGIVEEVGTVAKAVEGADLRLTIGARKVLEDMKIGDSISVSGCCLTVVEFGARGFDVELSRETVAKTAPRWSVGSRVNLERALRVQDRLGGHIVSGHVDGVGEVLDLTAEPGAYVLRVAAPAALAPHLVPKGSVTVDGVSLTLVDVGGPGGTRREWPAHHFTLWLIPHTLEVTTLGELGPGDLVNVESDVLAKYVERLQLVSKGTADAQ, encoded by the coding sequence GTGTTCAGCGGCATAGTCGAGGAAGTCGGGACGGTGGCGAAGGCGGTCGAGGGGGCCGACCTGCGCCTCACCATCGGCGCCCGGAAGGTGCTGGAGGACATGAAGATCGGCGACTCGATAAGCGTCTCCGGCTGCTGCCTCACGGTCGTGGAGTTCGGCGCGCGAGGTTTCGACGTCGAGCTCTCGCGCGAGACCGTCGCCAAGACGGCGCCCCGCTGGAGCGTGGGCTCGAGGGTGAACCTCGAGCGCGCCTTGCGCGTCCAGGACCGCCTGGGTGGGCACATCGTCAGCGGGCACGTGGACGGCGTGGGCGAGGTCCTCGACCTCACCGCAGAGCCCGGCGCTTACGTGTTGCGCGTGGCGGCTCCGGCGGCGCTGGCGCCGCACCTCGTCCCCAAGGGCAGCGTGACCGTCGACGGCGTGAGCCTCACCCTGGTGGACGTCGGCGGTCCCGGCGGCACGCGGCGGGAGTGGCCCGCGCACCACTTCACCTTGTGGCTCATCCCACACACCCTCGAGGTGACCACCCTGGGCGAGCTGGGCCCGGGCGACCTCGTGAACGTCGAGAGCGACGTGCTGGCCAAGTACGTCGAGAGACTGCAGTTGGTCTCGAAGGGAACCGCAGATGCTCAGTAA
- a CDS encoding YceH family protein — MALSDIELRVLGSLVEKERTTPGAYPLTSQALLTACNQKTSRDPVTEHHLLDVLDALQRLRDKGLAATVQEISDRVPKHRHKLAQAWSLNDQELALLSVLMLRGPQTPGELRTRTDRYTTFASVAEVEGVLAGLAARNVPMVENLGRGPGQTQDRWAHKLGADVERMQPRVRHRPPGENGGHQEAAQGSGSPLAVLLRRVEALERRVAELEARMGESGQSLTAPS; from the coding sequence ATGGCTCTAAGCGATATCGAGCTGCGCGTGCTGGGCTCCCTGGTCGAGAAGGAACGCACCACCCCGGGGGCCTACCCACTGACGAGCCAGGCCCTCTTGACGGCCTGCAATCAGAAGACGAGCCGCGACCCCGTCACCGAACACCACCTGCTCGACGTGCTCGACGCCTTGCAGCGGTTGCGCGACAAGGGCCTGGCGGCAACCGTCCAGGAGATCAGCGACCGCGTGCCCAAGCACCGGCACAAGCTCGCCCAAGCCTGGTCCTTGAACGACCAGGAGCTGGCGCTGCTGAGCGTGCTCATGCTGAGGGGCCCGCAGACGCCTGGCGAGTTGCGCACCCGCACGGACCGCTACACGACGTTCGCAAGCGTGGCGGAGGTCGAGGGCGTGCTGGCCGGGCTCGCCGCTCGGAACGTCCCCATGGTGGAGAACCTCGGCCGTGGTCCCGGCCAGACCCAGGACCGCTGGGCCCACAAGCTGGGCGCCGACGTCGAGCGCATGCAACCGCGCGTCCGCCACCGGCCGCCCGGGGAGAACGGGGGCCACCAGGAGGCGGCCCAAGGTTCCGGCTCCCCGTTGGCCGTGCTGCTCAGGCGCGTGGAGGCGCTGGAGCGACGCGTGGCCGAGTTGGAGGCACGGATGGGGGAGTCGGGCCAAAGCCTCACCGCCCCGAGCTGA
- a CDS encoding DUF6483 family protein → MPIRDELIERTIQQLAALMAKLLLARSSTLEAARLDLGAAERELEGLYLANLGTSRSLVGRLGVEDLIGVLGTAGYVDGERAYLLGALLSVDAEVALVAGAAEDDAEVLRLRNAALAMLLEAGAVSLGEPDLDRRVQNLLSEVPEELRPDSTFERLFRYEFTSGRFARAEDALFAWLDRSERAEDRLEVAATAGAFYDALESKSAEELELGDFEQGDVALGRADFAARFN, encoded by the coding sequence GTGCCGATCCGCGACGAACTCATCGAGCGCACCATCCAGCAACTCGCGGCGCTCATGGCCAAGCTGCTGCTCGCCCGTTCGAGCACCCTCGAGGCCGCGCGCCTCGACCTGGGCGCGGCGGAGCGGGAGCTCGAGGGCCTCTACCTCGCCAACCTGGGCACCAGTCGGAGCCTGGTGGGGCGGCTCGGGGTGGAGGACCTCATCGGGGTGCTGGGAACCGCCGGCTACGTCGACGGCGAACGCGCCTACCTGCTCGGCGCCCTCCTGAGCGTGGACGCGGAGGTCGCGCTGGTCGCGGGCGCCGCCGAGGACGACGCCGAGGTCCTGCGCCTGCGCAACGCGGCCCTGGCGATGCTGCTGGAGGCCGGCGCGGTCAGCCTGGGCGAGCCCGACCTCGACCGCCGCGTGCAGAACCTGCTAAGCGAGGTGCCCGAGGAATTGAGGCCCGACTCCACTTTCGAGCGCCTCTTCCGCTACGAGTTCACGAGCGGCCGCTTCGCGCGGGCCGAGGATGCCCTGTTCGCCTGGCTGGACCGCTCGGAGCGCGCGGAGGACCGGCTGGAGGTCGCCGCCACGGCCGGGGCGTTCTACGACGCTCTGGAGAGCAAGTCGGCCGAGGAGCTGGAACTAGGTGACTTCGAGCAAGGCGACGTTGCGCTAGGGCGGGCCGATTTCGCCGCCAGGTTCAACTAG
- a CDS encoding MATE family efflux transporter, whose protein sequence is MSSDEPPTQSRARRLLPVLGEVWTMSVPIIFTNLLQTLVNVADVFLVGRLGPIEVAAVGMSQVLRMLMLVGLMSITTGSMVLVAQARGARDPERVSRVVRQSLLFALMFGVALAVIGWWISRPLLVFLNSGEGGHVIDLSVGYLRILFIGGTFLAVNFVVNKVMQGAGDVITPLYLTAGVNVLNVLLAILLIFGFGPIPSLGVAGAALSTILSRLAASVVGVWLLYSGRNVIKLRAGSYRPDWRLMRQILAIGVPSGAQGVARNLTQLFVLRILTSTSAGALGAAALAIGTQVTRLIQTPGLAIGLASTAMVGSSLGAWQTKDARLRGNVAMGFGVVLLTLLAVPVIWFAPALVRFFEPTAEGVVMSAGVAYLRIVGLSQPLLAIAMVANGALRGAGDTLPGLYATLIGRWLVSVPLAYLLALRLGMGPAGVWWALAAGTALQAGITFWRWSGRGWLRVAIRQTTLWREHLRDQPLEVRRRYLEEVRTPLMAIDGVIEEVDEVGVHYETTGLDVRVRFGPNGFEVARHET, encoded by the coding sequence GTGAGTAGCGACGAGCCCCCAACCCAGAGCCGCGCCCGTCGCCTCCTGCCCGTCCTCGGTGAGGTCTGGACCATGTCGGTCCCGATCATCTTCACCAACCTGCTGCAGACGTTGGTGAACGTGGCGGACGTCTTCCTGGTGGGCCGCCTGGGCCCCATCGAGGTAGCCGCCGTGGGCATGAGCCAGGTCTTGAGGATGCTCATGCTGGTTGGTCTCATGAGCATCACCACGGGCTCCATGGTCCTCGTGGCCCAGGCGCGCGGCGCCCGCGACCCCGAGCGCGTCAGCCGCGTGGTCCGCCAATCGCTCCTCTTCGCCCTGATGTTCGGCGTCGCCCTCGCCGTGATCGGCTGGTGGATCTCCCGGCCGCTGCTGGTCTTCTTGAACAGCGGCGAGGGCGGCCACGTCATCGACCTGAGCGTAGGTTACTTGCGCATCCTCTTCATCGGCGGCACCTTCCTCGCCGTCAACTTCGTGGTGAACAAGGTGATGCAGGGCGCAGGCGACGTCATCACCCCGCTTTACCTGACCGCGGGCGTCAACGTCCTCAACGTCCTCCTCGCCATTCTGTTGATCTTCGGCTTCGGTCCGATACCCAGCCTGGGCGTCGCGGGCGCCGCCCTGTCGACCATCCTCTCGCGCCTGGCGGCGAGCGTCGTGGGCGTATGGCTGCTCTACTCCGGGCGCAACGTGATCAAACTGCGAGCGGGCTCGTACCGTCCCGATTGGCGCCTGATGCGGCAGATCCTGGCCATCGGCGTGCCCTCGGGAGCACAGGGCGTGGCCCGCAACCTCACGCAACTGTTCGTGCTGCGCATCCTCACCTCCACTTCCGCAGGGGCCCTGGGGGCGGCCGCGCTGGCCATCGGCACGCAGGTGACCCGGCTCATCCAGACGCCCGGCCTGGCGATCGGCCTGGCCTCGACCGCCATGGTCGGGAGCTCCCTCGGGGCCTGGCAAACGAAGGACGCCCGTCTCCGCGGCAACGTGGCCATGGGGTTCGGCGTCGTGTTGCTGACTCTATTAGCGGTGCCGGTCATCTGGTTCGCGCCCGCTCTGGTGCGCTTCTTCGAGCCCACGGCCGAGGGCGTGGTGATGAGCGCGGGCGTCGCCTACTTGCGCATCGTGGGCCTGTCTCAGCCGCTGCTGGCGATAGCCATGGTCGCCAACGGGGCTCTGCGCGGGGCAGGGGACACCCTGCCGGGCCTGTACGCCACGCTCATCGGACGCTGGTTGGTGTCGGTGCCGCTGGCCTACTTGCTCGCGTTGCGTTTGGGGATGGGCCCGGCCGGCGTGTGGTGGGCGCTGGCGGCCGGAACGGCGCTGCAGGCCGGCATCACCTTCTGGCGCTGGAGCGGCCGCGGCTGGTTGCGCGTAGCCATCAGGCAGACGACCCTGTGGCGCGAACACTTGCGCGACCAGCCTCTGGAAGTGCGTCGTCGCTACCTCGAGGAGGTGCGCACCCCGCTCATGGCCATCGACGGCGTGATAGAGGAGGTCGACGAGGTAGGCGTCCATTACGAGACTACCGGTCTCGACGTCCGTGTGCGCTTCGGGCCCAACGGGTTCGAGGTGGCGAGGCATGAAACGTGA
- a CDS encoding phosphoribosyltransferase family protein, with amino-acid sequence MALFRDRVDAGEKLARALGALAGQNVVVIGLPRGGVPVAAEVARALGAPLDVLIVRKLGHPRQPELAVGALAQGGFSVRNEGLMAGVSEADFARVLAREQRELERRADAYRGGRPPLDLKGKQAVLVDDGLATGATMRAAVAAAKGAGAARVIVAVPVAAREARELLEGEADQVVCLAEPAGFTSVGAWYADFGQTTDAEVTALLATSAAGRAEGAEG; translated from the coding sequence ATGGCACTGTTCCGCGACCGAGTAGACGCCGGCGAGAAGCTGGCGAGGGCGCTGGGCGCCCTCGCGGGGCAGAACGTCGTGGTCATCGGCCTGCCGCGGGGCGGCGTGCCCGTAGCGGCCGAGGTGGCGAGGGCGCTGGGCGCGCCCCTCGACGTCCTCATCGTGCGCAAGCTGGGCCACCCGCGCCAGCCCGAGCTGGCGGTGGGGGCGTTGGCGCAGGGCGGCTTCAGCGTGAGGAACGAGGGTCTCATGGCCGGAGTTTCGGAGGCGGACTTCGCTCGGGTGCTGGCCCGGGAGCAGCGCGAGCTGGAGCGCCGCGCCGACGCCTACCGCGGCGGCCGCCCACCACTCGACCTGAAGGGCAAGCAGGCGGTGCTGGTGGACGACGGCCTGGCGACCGGCGCCACCATGCGCGCGGCGGTGGCCGCCGCCAAGGGAGCGGGCGCGGCGCGGGTGATCGTGGCGGTGCCGGTGGCCGCCCGGGAGGCGCGAGAGCTCCTGGAGGGCGAGGCGGACCAGGTCGTGTGCCTCGCGGAACCTGCCGGGTTCACGAGCGTTGGCGCCTGGTACGCGGATTTCGGCCAGACGACGGACGCGGAGGTGACGGCGCTGCTCGCCACGAGCGCCGCGGGACGCGCGGAGGGGGCCGAGGGTTAG
- a CDS encoding glycine betaine/L-proline ABC transporter ATP-binding protein, protein MAFLEIRNLSKVFGPEPETILPLLQNDVTKEEILERTGHTVGLHDISLDIERGETFVVMGLSGSGKSTLVRCLNRLIEPTSGSITLGDVEILSLDKKALRDVRRRRFGMVFQRFGLLPHRTVLENVAFGLRVRNVGKEERWAKARHWIDAVGLSGYENARPRALSGGMQQRVGLARALCTDPDVLLMDEAFSALDPLIRREMQDELIRLQHELKKTIVFITHDLDEALRLGDRVAILNHGRLIQVGTPAGIVLHPADDYVRAFVEHVNRARVLRVRHVMEEALIVSLAQRGSDVTDLLLASNGLAAFVRDAQGRYQGTVSYHDAAENPDRTVAELLREEALTLPGDTLLEDAMEPLGDSQLPAAAVGKDGQLLGMIRPRTALLAMGSSRVTEGFVTSPASKSGVAPADKQALGSG, encoded by the coding sequence ATGGCGTTCCTCGAGATCCGCAACCTGAGCAAGGTCTTCGGGCCAGAACCGGAGACGATCCTCCCACTACTGCAGAACGACGTCACCAAGGAAGAGATCTTAGAGCGCACCGGCCATACGGTCGGGCTGCACGACATCTCCCTCGACATCGAGCGGGGCGAGACCTTCGTGGTCATGGGCCTCTCGGGGAGTGGCAAGTCCACCCTCGTGCGCTGCCTCAACCGGCTAATCGAGCCCACTTCCGGCAGCATCACCCTGGGCGACGTCGAAATCCTGTCGCTCGATAAGAAGGCATTGCGCGACGTCAGACGCCGCCGTTTCGGCATGGTCTTCCAACGCTTCGGCCTGCTGCCTCACCGCACCGTCTTGGAGAACGTCGCCTTCGGGCTACGGGTGAGGAACGTCGGCAAGGAGGAAAGGTGGGCGAAGGCGCGCCACTGGATCGACGCGGTGGGCCTGTCGGGTTACGAGAACGCCCGGCCGCGCGCCCTGTCGGGCGGCATGCAGCAACGCGTGGGGCTGGCCCGGGCGCTATGCACCGACCCCGACGTGCTGCTGATGGACGAGGCGTTCAGCGCCTTGGACCCGCTCATCCGCCGCGAGATGCAAGACGAGCTGATCCGGCTGCAACACGAGCTGAAGAAGACCATCGTCTTCATCACGCACGACCTCGACGAGGCCCTGCGCCTGGGTGACCGCGTGGCCATCCTCAACCACGGTCGCCTCATCCAGGTGGGTACCCCGGCAGGCATCGTCCTCCACCCCGCCGACGACTACGTGCGCGCGTTCGTCGAGCACGTGAACCGCGCACGGGTGCTGCGGGTCAGGCACGTCATGGAGGAGGCGCTCATCGTGTCGCTCGCCCAACGCGGCTCCGACGTCACCGACCTGCTCCTGGCCAGCAACGGCCTGGCCGCCTTCGTGCGCGACGCCCAGGGACGCTACCAAGGGACCGTCTCGTATCACGACGCGGCCGAGAACCCCGACCGCACCGTGGCGGAACTCCTGCGCGAGGAGGCCCTCACCCTGCCGGGCGACACGCTACTGGAGGACGCCATGGAGCCACTCGGCGACAGCCAGCTCCCCGCGGCGGCCGTCGGCAAGGACGGTCAGCTGTTGGGGATGATCAGGCCCCGCACGGCGCTCCTCGCCATGGGCTCGAGCCGCGTCACGGAGGGCTTCGTCACCAGTCCCGCGTCCAAGTCCGGTGTAGCGCCCGCCGACAAGCAGGCGCTGGGAAGTGGCTAG
- a CDS encoding ABC transporter substrate-binding protein, protein MLHGAKPFVRPLVAGLLGLALLLGGFATAQEPDCGGYDKPIVFAELDWDSVQVLNHIARFVLEEGFGCATDSIPGSTIPMYRGAARGDIDVVMEVWLDNVPDFWGPAVAAGDVVQLDAVFDDAIQAFYVPRYMVEGDADRGIEATAPDLKSVYDLPQYASLFRDPEQPDKGRFYNCIIGWRCEEINNVKLEVYGLTDYFTNFLPGTAVALATSMEGAYLRGEPWVGYYWSPTWVLGKLDMIRLEEPPYSDACWDVLEANVDTPEKATEACAYPASTAVIALGKNYKDQASDEIVAFLNAIDTPSALINKILAHMQETDASPAEAAMHFLETEKDVWTGWLANAGLDPVVTERVLAALK, encoded by the coding sequence ATGCTCCACGGCGCAAAGCCGTTCGTTCGCCCGCTCGTCGCGGGTTTGCTGGGCCTCGCCCTGCTACTCGGTGGCTTCGCCACCGCGCAAGAACCCGATTGCGGTGGCTACGACAAGCCCATAGTGTTCGCCGAGCTCGATTGGGACAGCGTGCAGGTCCTGAACCACATCGCACGCTTCGTCCTGGAAGAAGGCTTCGGCTGCGCCACCGACTCCATCCCCGGCTCGACCATCCCCATGTACCGCGGCGCCGCGCGCGGCGACATCGACGTCGTGATGGAAGTCTGGCTGGACAACGTGCCCGATTTCTGGGGTCCTGCCGTCGCCGCCGGTGACGTCGTTCAACTCGACGCGGTCTTCGACGACGCCATCCAGGCCTTCTACGTGCCGCGCTACATGGTCGAGGGAGACGCCGATCGCGGGATCGAGGCCACGGCTCCCGACCTCAAGAGCGTCTACGACCTGCCCCAGTACGCCAGCCTCTTCCGCGATCCCGAGCAGCCGGACAAGGGCCGCTTCTACAACTGCATCATCGGTTGGCGTTGCGAGGAGATCAACAACGTCAAGCTCGAGGTGTACGGCCTGACCGACTACTTCACGAACTTCCTGCCGGGCACGGCGGTTGCGCTCGCCACCTCGATGGAAGGCGCCTACCTGCGTGGCGAACCCTGGGTCGGCTACTACTGGAGCCCGACCTGGGTCTTGGGCAAGCTCGACATGATCCGCCTCGAGGAACCCCCCTACAGCGACGCCTGCTGGGACGTGCTCGAGGCCAACGTCGACACCCCGGAGAAGGCCACCGAGGCGTGCGCCTACCCAGCCTCCACCGCGGTCATCGCCCTGGGCAAGAACTATAAGGACCAGGCCTCGGACGAGATCGTGGCGTTCCTCAACGCCATCGACACCCCCTCCGCGCTCATCAACAAGATCCTCGCTCACATGCAGGAGACGGACGCCTCCCCCGCGGAAGCTGCCATGCACTTCCTCGAGACCGAGAAGGACGTCTGGACCGGTTGGCTCGCCAACGCCGGCCTCGACCCCGTCGTCACGGAGCGCGTACTGGCCGCTCTGAAGTAA